The Pseudanabaena sp. ABRG5-3 genome includes the window CTAGAAGAGGTGATTATTCAAGTTTTAGCTAGTTATGGAGTTGCTTCGCAACGCATTCAAGGTTTAACGGGTGTATGGATTGATCATGCTGGTCAATCACAAAAAATCGCGCAAGTCGGTATCAAAGTTAGTCAATGGGTTACGATGCACGGATTTGCTTTAAATATTTGTATGGATCTATCAGGGTTTGATCGCATTGTTCCCTGTGGCATTAGCGATTGCCAAGTATGTAATCTCAATCAATTTGCGCCTAATGTGGATTTTGTAGAGGTAAAAAAGGCGATCGCGCAAACCTTTGCGGAAATTTTTAATTTGGAAATGCAGTTGCAAGCGATCACCCCAAAAATACAATTGTCTATTTCTAAGCTGTGATAGATCACCAGATAGTTTTGACGGGATACTGTGCGAGGTACTGTTTGGTTAAATCGTGAGGGAGTAAAAGCCGCGCAATGATAGTAACTCCAGAATGGAAAGCGGTCGATGATATAGCCCCCATAGCTGGAGTCTTGTTTTTACCTAAGCCGACATATGGAGTCGCATCCAATGGAAAAAATCCCTCGCTGACACAGCGATCGATGGCGTAATTCCTAAAGGCGAACTCGCATCGGAAAAAGTCGTCCTCCAAAAAGTAGGAGAAGCCCTGCCAACATGGATCGATCACTCCGAAAGTGGCGACATCTATAAAATCAACCGTGAAGAATTGCGTGTCCCCTGCCCTTACCCGATGCGATCGCGCAATCACCCAAAAGCCTCACTGATCGTAGATTAAAATAGGGGTGATAATGCTTTAGCATTAAATCTATGCTTACAACTATTAAGAACAAGCAATTATTTGTTTTGTTGAATGAGCTAAAGTCTGGGCTGGTAGAACTCTATGGAGATAGATTATTTTCAGTGATTCTTTTTGGTTCTCATGCAAGAGGAGAGGCTACTTCTGAATCAGATATTGATGTGATGGTAATTTTGGCAGATCCTGTTAACGCAGTTGCAGAGAGAGCGAGAATGTCTAGTCTTTTTTTGTATTTCTTGAGGGAATATGATGAATTAGTCTCAATTATCCCGATATCAAAATCTCGATTTTTAGCAGGTGAAATTTCTTTTCTGAGAGTGGTTAAGCGTGAAGGCATTGAGATATGAATGAATTAGCAAAATTCTTGCTATTGTCCAATGATGATCTGGAAACTGCTCAATTGCTCTGCAATTGTGGACGTTATCGTTCTGCTATATCCCGTGCTTATTATGCAATGTTTTATATGACTCAATATTTACTTCTCTCTCAAGGATTGGATACTTCTACTTATAAAGGAGTTCTCAAGATGCTTAGTCTACATTTTGTGAAAACAGGGAAGATACCTCCAAGCGTTGCAGACCTATTGAGAGAGGCTTACGATGCGAGACAAGCTTGTGATTACGAATCTGATATGACTGAGGATGAGGAAATGGCTAAAAATGTGATCGCCAACGCTCAAACTTTTATTTCTGAAGTTAGAATGCTGCTTTCTTAGGGTTAACAATCACTTATTTCCCACATCAAACAATGATCGCCCTTCACTGAGCCTCAATGTAATTGTTTAGATGTTAAGATCGAAAATATCGCTAATTTAGCAAGAGATCGATATGGTTACACTTGCCGCAAAAAATTTAAATTTTGAAGATGTACAACATCTATTAGGCTTCCATGAGTCTGGAGAGATGGGTGTTTTTTCTGATTATTTGGATTTGGAATCTATTTCTGATTTTGAGCAAACAGAACTAATCGATATTTGCACTAATTTTCGGCGGTATCTATTGTCAGGTAGAGTTTCCGAAGGACAAATTAAGTTTCTTGCTCTTGCGCCTCTGATGAATTTGACAGGTTACTATAAGCAGGTTACTATAAGCAAGAGATCGAGTTACTTTTAGAAGAAAATATTCAGCGTATTGATATTCTCGAAGCGGATACTAGCATTACTGGTAGATATGATATTTTGGCGGTTAAAAAGTCTGGAGTCCAAAATTTAACTAAACTTTGGGTGCTGATAGTTGAAGCAAAGAGAGCAGAAATTGAACCTTTTACAGGGATTCCACAATTATTAACCTATGCCCATGAGTCTTTGCGTTCTCAGTCTTCGGTTTGGGGGTTAGCAACAAATGGTTTACATTTTCAGTTTATTCGCATCTGTGCAGGAGAATCACCGATCTATCAGTTATTCCCTTCTTTATCGTTGATCGAGTCTGAGCCTTCTATACAGATTCTTAAAGTTCTTAAAGCTATTTGTAAATCATAAGAGTTGCATGGTGAGATCGCACCCTCATCACCCACAAACCCGATCGCCTAAATCTCAACACCAAACAGCAATTATTAGTAGTGAAAGCGGCAGGCGAGAATTCTAATTTTATCGTCTAGAACTTCATAAACTAGACGATGTTCTTGATCGATACGGCGTGACCAGCAACCAGATAGATCGTGTTTTAAAGCTTCGGGTTGTCCTGTTCCTTCAAATGGACTACGTTGGACTTCACGAATCAGTTTGATGATTTTTAAAGCTTTTTTACGATCGCTTTCAATCTACCAAGCTAAGTCTTCAAAAGCATCTGCATCAAATTCCAAGTTTTTCACAGGCTGCTTCCAAAGAGATTCCATCTTGACGTTTTCTAGCTTTAAGCAGTCTTTCTTTCATGGCTGAACTACTGAGTAAATAGGCGGTTTCTCTTTCTGCCATTATTTCTTGCCAAAAGGCAATGGGGACAACTACGGAGACTGTTTGCCCTTCTGAATCACAGATGTATTGTAATGCGTTAGTCATAGCAGTCAATATAACTTGCTGGATTAATCATAATTATAACTGATCGCCCCTCAACACCATAAACCCGATCGCCTATTCCCTCAAATCAAACAGCGATCGCCCCTCAACACCATAAACCCGATCGCCTATTCCCTCAAATCAAACAGCGATCGCCCCTCAACACCCACAAAACCCGATCGCCTATTTCTCAAATCAACCAGCGATCGCCCCTCATCACCCACAAAACCTGATCACCTATTCCTCAAATCAAACAGCGATCACTTTCCCCTTAAAAAGAATTTGGCTCAAGTTTAAATCCTAAGCCAATTTGAGTGAAATGAGCATCTTCAGTAAGGATGCGCTGGATATTTAACTCTTGCATAACTAACGCTGATGTTAAGTCAGTGAAAGAAATTTGTGGCTTGTCAAGATATTTCAAACGTAACAGTTGAGTTTGACTGAAGCGAAATTCATCAATTTGGATTAACTGAAATTGCTCTGTGGAGAATGCTTCAGATAGTTGGAGCATTGCTTGCTTGGCTTGGGAGGAATTGAGACGTTTGAAGAATAGTGTGAATGTCTCATCTAGAACAAATGTGGAAGTGTAAATGAGTGTTCTATCTGCAATTAAGGTGCGATATAAACTAGCAACTTCGTTATGTCTGCGTTCTCCTGCGTCGTTTAGAGTCAACCAGCCCCATGTATCGATAAATATGGCGTTACTCATAGAGGTCTTGGTCAATCTGTTGGGCGAGATTACCGTGATTGATGGCTCCGACAAAGTTGGCTAGGGGGTCGAAGGTCGTAGAATTTTGGTTAGAGATTTTTTTAGGTTGTAGGGATTGAATAAATTGCAAGACGATTTGGATCTGCTGTTCACTGAGCTTGCCGATCGCTTCTAGGACTTGTTGGTTTGAATTTGTGGAGTACATAATCAATTAATGTATCTGCTATTGTCAGTTTAGCAAATTTTTATTTGCCAACGAAGTGATATCGCCCCACACCACCCAAAACCCGATCGCCTATTCCCCACATCAAACAGCGATCGCCCCTTCACTAGAACTGATTTTCAATATCTCTAGACTGATGCAGAATACGAACAATTTCAATGTAAGTTTCCATTCTTTTGTAGAAGATAATGTATGGATTAACTGGAAAACTACGCAGTTCTTTAGCAAGCTCTTTTCTGCTTCTGCCCATCTCTGGGAACTGTGCAAGCATAGGAAACTTGTCAAGGACTTTTGCGAGTAATAAATCGGCTGCTAGGGAATCGTTTTGAGCAAGATATACCCACATATCCTCAAGGTCACGATCTGCTTGTCGAGATATCTTAAATCGATTCATTTTTATGAGCTAAGCGTTTTTGACCACGTTTTTTAATGTTTTCTAACAGATTGGGTAATGTGTCCGAATCGTATTCGGTGTAGTCACCATTTTTGAGTTGTGCAATTCCGAGGTTAATGTCTTGTTGTAGTGTTGCGAGTTTCAGTGCGCGAAGTTCGGCTTCGGCTTGCTCTGCCCGATCGCATATTGCTTGAAAGGCATGAGCATCTTGGACAACGACTTCAGCTTTACCGTTAACGGTTAGAACCATAGGCGATTGTGTTGATTTAATGCGTTCAATAAATTCTTTGGCGTTGCGCTTGAAGTCGCTCAGGGAGTGGATATTTTTTAGCTCGATCATAGTTGTCAAAGCACTTAATTCGGATCTAATTTAATGATAGCTGATCTTTCTTAGTGATCGCAATTTCTATGATTCTTTATAAATATCTATCGCCGATTCCCCAACAAGCAGCGATCGCCCCTCATCACACACAAACCCGATCGCCTATTCCCACAACACAAAACAGCGACTAAGTTTAAGAAAGAACTAATTCTGGTTCGTTAATAAGGCGTAATAATTTTACTGGTTCGATTGTTTCCATTGCGAAGGTGTTGCCTTGCTTATCGGTAAAGTCGATTAGAAAGGCTTTACGATCAAATGACATTAAGACTGTTCCCATTTGTCCTCGGCGGAGCAAGATTTGCTGATGGGTGACTTTGTGCGTGGCGATCGCATCTTCAGTTAATGCAACAAGATCGTATTCTTGGATTTCGTTCATAGTGCTTTTTAATCAATAGGGTAAGTATTAGTTAGGCGTGGAAAGTCTTCTGTAATTTTGATAATCCAACAACTTAGAACTAGGGATTCACCAATATCGGTACAAAGTGAAAATGCAAGATCGTAATGAGTGCCATATTGATCGATTTTAAAAAGTTCGGCTTCACCTTCAATAGCTGCTTCTTGTAGAGCTTGTTCTAAAATTTCTTTGTTGGCGATGGTAATCCCAAGACGCTTTTCAAAAAGTAGGGCTTTATGTTTACCTTTTTGGTGTTCATAGTTCAGACAATATCTTTCGAGTTTGTCTCCTAGTTCGGCTTTGTCACCGTTTGGTAGTTTCATAGGCTGAATCTCTGGATATATCTAATTTTAATACTTGTCAGGCTATTTGGACAGATCGTCCCTTCATCACCCACAAAACCCGATCGCCTATTTCCCCATCAACCAGCGATCGCCCCTCACCAACCATAAAACCTGATCGCCTATTCCCTCACAACCAAACAGCGATCGCACCCTCAACACCCACAAACCCCGATCGCCTATTCCCCCACCAAACAGCGATCGCCCTTTTCACCACCCACAAACCCCGATCGCCTATTTCCTCAAATCAAACAGCGATCGCACCCTCACCACCCATAAACCCGATCGCATAAATCTCCACATCAAGCAGCGATCGCCTATCTCTACAGCATCTATCTATCACAGTGCGATAAACTAGGTCACAACTTAGAACAGGACAATAATATTTATGTCGAGTAGAAAAAAAGAAATATTAGATTTATTGAGCAAAGCTTTACTTCAGAAAGGACAGATGGATCATGATTTGTACAAATTTGAGTTAGAGGAACATCTTCAAGAATGGTATGCAGGGTTAAAGGCTGATCGCGAAAATTTTGTGTTGGTAGTGACGGAAAATTCGGGATCGGTAGCTATGGTATTAGTTTCTAAGGATAAGACTGTCTATGTGAATGAAGATGGGAGAGAGAAATTATCTACTATTTGGAAGTTGAACTATGAGAACAATGTGAAGCTTTTACTCCCTGCAATGGCTGATGATATAGATAGTGGCTTTTTCTCTGTAACTGGAATTACTGTGGTTGATAAATCTAAGCGTAGATGGACAAAAGCTAAAGGGTTTGCTCGATAGCTTGATAGGAGATCTCAAATGACAAATCGTATATTCCTCAACATCAAACAACGATCGCCCCCTCACCAACCATAAAACCCGATCGCCTATTCCCTCAAAACCAAACAGCGCTCCCCCCTCATCACCCAAAACCCGATCGCCTATTTCCCAATCAAACAGCGATCGACCCTTCATCACCCACAAAACCCGATCGCCTAAATCTCAAAATCAAACAGCGATCGCCACACATCACCCACAAAACCTGATCGCCAAATTTTAAAACAGATTGTTATTTCAACTGAGCTTTAGTAGGGCTAAACTAGAT containing:
- a CDS encoding Txe/YoeB family addiction module toxin, giving the protein MESDRKKALKIIKLIREVQRSPFEGTGQPEALKHDLSGCWSRRIDQEHRLVYEVLDDKIRILACRFHY
- a CDS encoding nucleotidyltransferase domain-containing protein, which encodes MLTTIKNKQLFVLLNELKSGLVELYGDRLFSVILFGSHARGEATSESDIDVMVILADPVNAVAERARMSSLFLYFLREYDELVSIIPISKSRFLAGEISFLRVVKREGIEI
- a CDS encoding HEPN domain-containing protein; protein product: MNELAKFLLLSNDDLETAQLLCNCGRYRSAISRAYYAMFYMTQYLLLSQGLDTSTYKGVLKMLSLHFVKTGKIPPSVADLLREAYDARQACDYESDMTEDEEMAKNVIANAQTFISEVRMLLS
- a CDS encoding prevent-host-death protein, with the translated sequence MTNALQYICDSEGQTVSVVVPIAFWQEIMAERETAYLLSSSAMKERLLKARKRQDGISLEAACEKLGI
- a CDS encoding type II toxin-antitoxin system RelE/ParE family toxin encodes the protein MNRFKISRQADRDLEDMWVYLAQNDSLAADLLLAKVLDKFPMLAQFPEMGRSRKELAKELRSFPVNPYIIFYKRMETYIEIVRILHQSRDIENQF
- the lipB gene encoding lipoyl(octanoyl) transferase LipB, encoding MRRTCLLYQSDRPIPYLTAWQWQKEFVEERKQTRREGKDLPDVLLLVEHPAVYTLGQGSSLEFLKFDPDDPDIECHRIERGGEVTHHAIGQLVAYPILNLDHHQRDLHWYLRQLEEVIIQVLASYGVASQRIQGLTGVWIDHAGQSQKIAQVGIKVSQWVTMHGFALNICMDLSGFDRIVPCGISDCQVCNLNQFAPNVDFVEVKKAIAQTFAEIFNLEMQLQAITPKIQLSISKL
- a CDS encoding type II toxin-antitoxin system Phd/YefM family antitoxin, with the translated sequence MIELKNIHSLSDFKRNAKEFIERIKSTQSPMVLTVNGKAEVVVQDAHAFQAICDRAEQAEAELRALKLATLQQDINLGIAQLKNGDYTEYDSDTLPNLLENIKKRGQKRLAHKNESI
- a CDS encoding DUF6883 domain-containing protein, whose amino-acid sequence is MKLPNGDKAELGDKLERYCLNYEHQKGKHKALLFEKRLGITIANKEILEQALQEAAIEGEAELFKIDQYGTHYDLAFSLCTDIGESLVLSCWIIKITEDFPRLTNTYPID
- a CDS encoding DUF4926 domain-containing protein; protein product: MNEIQEYDLVALTEDAIATHKVTHQQILLRRGQMGTVLMSFDRKAFLIDFTDKQGNTFAMETIEPVKLLRLINEPELVLS
- a CDS encoding type II toxin-antitoxin system VapC family toxin; the protein is MSNAIFIDTWGWLTLNDAGERRHNEVASLYRTLIADRTLIYTSTFVLDETFTLFFKRLNSSQAKQAMLQLSEAFSTEQFQLIQIDEFRFSQTQLLRLKYLDKPQISFTDLTSALVMQELNIQRILTEDAHFTQIGLGFKLEPNSF